The genomic region TACACATTCAGCTAATCCTGAATACTTGGCCCAGCGCCTTGAAGCCAAGTTATCTGCCGCTGAGCAAAAGAGGTATCATTTTCTTGTTAGTTTTTGGCTTACCTGACGCCATTACTAGGGTTGAACATTTTTAACTGATTGATAAATGAAAACTCTTAAATATTTTGGTTGGTATTGCTCTCTTTTTATTCTCGTGTTTTGGTTCACTTCCATCAATGCCTAGGGTTGGAAATTTTAAATAATTGATAAATGGACACTTGCTGTATATAATATTTGTAGACAACTAAATTGATTTCGTTGGGGACCCTTATGTAATGGAGGGAGAAATTTGGTGATTAGTTACCATCTTAAACTTAATTGTTTTTTCAAATTTGTGTGGAACTAAGAAATATTGACATAAACCATTTTGGGCAAAACTAGTCCTAGAATTTTGGACTGATTTGTTTTTTTTGCTCTTATTGTTATCAAGGTTAAAAAATTGGGAATTCAATATAAAATTGATTAgtgattttttttaaatctctaaAAAGTACCTGACAAATCTGTTTTATTGCACTTTATATTCTATATAATATTATAGTAGGGTTTATGCATGGCATAAGTCAGGGTTTAAGAATATTAAGTTTTTTTAAGTCTCAGATAAAATGACAAGCTTAAGATGGTTGTTCCACAAGCATGCGTGCTGATCCTGAAAATCTCCTGCATATTATTAATTTTGTCTTAAAAGCTGATATGTATTATGGTGGAACAAAGAATTATTGGCTATTGCCATTTAGTAGCTTGTGCAtagtttctaatttttattttagaCCTGTATTTAACACAATTAATATTTGGATGGATGCATGAGAAATTCAAATCAGGTCACCCATTAATGCTTAAAGAGAACTGGCAAAAAATATTAGCATATATTTTCAATGTGTTTTATCTTAACAAATTGCTCGCCATTGTTATAAGTTATAACTAATATCAGTGTTTAAGTTTAATGTGTATTTTCTTAACAAAATTGCTTGATGGAGATTAACTAATTAGTGTGTTTGTGGTAAAATTCAGACAATTCCATGACAAAATCCACTGCAAAGTGCAAGTTTGATAAGATAAGTCATATCTGAGATTTTATTTAATGGATGGTGCAATTTATCTTAATTCCATTGAACCAAATTAGCATAATGATGTCCCCTTCCATCCCACTGATGTTCCTTAGATGACTGTTTGTATCATTACCTGTATAGATAAACAGATGTGAAACTTGATGGTAAACTTTATCAAATTTTAAGGGTTATCTATCATGAATATGCAAGGGAAAAAATGTGGTTGAGTAAGAGAAGCAGTAGAAAATATCGTATACAATGTTTAATGGTACTTTTTATCAACAAACTTGCATGACAAGATCAACATGAAGTGGTAGCCTTCAGGTAAAAGTAAAAATTATTCAATTCCTTGACAAAATACACTGCAAAGTGCGCAAGCTAGACCGGAGCTGTTATATCTGAGATTGTGGTGCAATTTTCCTTATTCCAGTAAACTAAGTAAGGTGCCAGCATCATCGATAAAGTGGAGAGATTATGATCTCTCTTTCCATGCTGTAGATCTCCCTTAGAATTTTTCAGTATGGTTACTTCTTGTATCTTTGCCTTAGGTGAATGGATGTGAAACTCAATTTTAAAATCAATCAATGTTGAATGTTGTGTACCATTAATATTTAGAAGGCAAAAAATTCTACAATGTGGGTGAAAAAAATGAGTGGCAGAGAATATTCCTGCTTGGTTCTAAggagtatttttattttttctaaaaagtTGCTTGACAGAAGTAATTACGAAGTAGTAGACTCTAGGTAGGACTCAAGACGATTCCTTGACAAGATCCATCACAAATGGCAAGTTAGCTTCAGAGCAATACAAGTATTTATTCTTATTCCTTAAATAGAATAAGTATTGCATAAGGTTAATCAGAAAATTGGAGACATTGATCTGTGCTTTTCACTTCCACCCAGCTGACTTCTCTGCTTTGATTTTTGCAATTTATCTTGACCTCGGTAGGTGAATAGATGTCAAATGGCTTTTGAAATTTAGCTCATTTCATCATCCTTTCTGAAAAGCGCAGTGTGAAAAAACCTGAGGTTGATGTTCTGGTCTTTTCATCTTGTTTTAAAACGCATTCAATTTGTTTCATAACTCTAGTATTTTTTTATGTTGACAGGCTGGAGCTTCTGTCACAGGCACAGATGCGTTTGGCCAAGTCAGATGAGCTTCGACAAGCTGCTAAAACAGAAGTGCAACTGCGTGCTGAGAGGGAGCGTGAGGAACTGGAATCAAAAGTTGAATCCCGTGTGCAGCAGGCAGAATCAAACAGGATGGCTCTTCTTGAAGCAGAGAAGCAACGGAGGGCTGCTGCTCAGGAGAGGATGGCAAATTCCCATTTGCAGCGGATGGTGCAGGAAGACAAAGATAAAGAGCGCAAGGAAACACTTCATGCGACCATCTGTCAGAGAGTGGCAGCTGCAGAGGAGAAACGTTTGGGTATTTTAGAAGCTGAAAAGACTCGTGCGCATTTATCAGTTATGCAAGCAAGAAGGGTAGCCAATTCTGTCTCTCTTCAGAGAGAGATGGAAATGAGGAAGCGAAAGGAGAAGCTGGAAAAtcgtttgcaaagggtatgcatatCGAGCCTTAGTTTGTCATCATTTTTCTTATTTTTACACTTTGGGAGCTCATTGTTCTCTTGGCTTTACTCAGGCAAAGCGTAAGAGAGCTGAACTTCTGAGACAGAGAGGAAGATTTGGAGGTGCCAGTCATATCAATCGCCATAAAATGGTCAAGCATGGGGAACGCCTGTCAAGAAAGCTAGCAAGGTCATGGTCTAACTTGTGAGGGAATATAGAGGTTGACTTAAGGAATTCTGATtgtccattttaattttttttaatcattttgttaATCAAAGTGTATGGATTTTGTTTAACAGGGTTTGGAGGCAGTTCCAGAGGTCTAGCCGCACAACCTATACATTAACACAAGAGTTTGCTGCATGTGAAATCAGCCATTCTACTGTTAATTCACTTCCTTTTGAGAAGTTTGCAGCTCGGATACAGTCACTTGCCACATTGCAGTCAGTTACAGCACTTTTAGCTCGTATTGAGAGATGGTTCATGGCGTCACAACATAGTGATTCCAACATTGCAAGCATAGATCATCTGCTTAAACGAATTTCTCTGGGAAATAAGAGAACGCCCCCAAATGGTAATAGAGTTGCAAAGAGGACTGCTTCTCAAGGCTCTGTTAAAGCAACAAATAGAAGTCAAAAGGAAAAAACTGACGAAAAGGAGCCTTTGAGGTATCCTGCACGTGTCTTTCTTTGTGCATATATGATTTTGGGGCATCCCGAGGCCGTCTTTAGTGGCAGAGGAGAGCGTGAAACTGCGCTTGCAGAAGCAGCTACTAGGCTTGTTCCAGAATTTGAATCCTTAATCCATATTATACTGGATGGGCCCTCATGCAGTCCTTATTCAACATCACCCTCTTTAAACAAAGAAGCTTGCAGTTGGGATTTCAAAAGACCTCAAACATCAAATTCGCAGCGGCCATTTGCAGCTCAGCTTGCAGCGTTTGATGCTGCATGGTGCtcttacctttatcaatttgtggtATGGAAAGTCAAGGATGCtcaatcacttgaggaagatctgattAGAGTGGCTTGCCAGCTTGAACTTTCAATGCTACAGAAGTGTAAGATAACATCAGGAGGAGAAGAGGGTAATGTCAGCCATGACATTAAGGCCATTCGCAGACAGGTCAAGATTACTTATTCTCTTGCATTTGTTTAATGCCACTTGAAAtttattagaatttattttctaggaagtatgcattttaatttttatcATGAGACCAGTAAGTGCTATTAAATAAAATACTAGTGGTAATTCCAGAATGCGTACAGGCAGTAGTTATGTATCGATATTGGTTAGACCTCTTTGATAGCATTTACATGGAAAGATAAAGGAATTTGGAATCTCTTTGTTCTTGCCTTGCCTTACAATTGTATTTCAATATGTATGCTTGGAAGCAACTAACAATAATTGACACCATATACCTTAGAGATCTAATTTTTTTGACATGCTCAACTTCCATAGATGTGGTCCTCTGTGGATGCTATTGCATAGTGCTGCTTGATATAATCATATATGCACTTTATAGAGCATCAATGGATCCTTTTAAGTTGGGGTACAATATTTGACAATATAGAGTACTAACTGTGATATAAGATTCTCTTATCTGCTCAGTTTCAGATCAAATTCTTAACACATTGTGTTTTGCAGGTTGTTGAAGATCAGCAACTTTTGCAAGATAAGATTCTTCGGCTAAGTGGAAGTTCTGGAATGGCAAGAATGGGAGCAGCACTATCAGATGTACGATCTAGATTTATGGAAGCAAAAGAAAATGGGTCTCCCCTGCTCTCACCTTTTTCCCCTGCATCATTTCCATCATCTTCGACTTCCATGGGTTGCCAAAAAAGGGTTATTGGAAAACCAAAGAAGGTTGCTCGGTCACTATTTAAGAGCAGACCTGAAACAGAAAACCCTGCAGATGCTTCCGTGAAATCCAGCAATAGTTTGGGGGATGCAGATAAGAAAAAACTGTTGAATGATAATGAGATTATGGTTAATGATATTCTTCATGACAGAAATAGAACATTTGCTGATACTGTGTGTGGAATGAATAAGTCTTCAGATGAATTCACGGTGAGACTGAGAACATTGAAAAGCTGTGGAGACAGAAGACTACTCTTGTTTCTGACACAATATAGTCTAGTCCATGACTCTATGTACATGTTGCCTTTGCAGGTGAAGATTAAATCCACAATGGAGACAGCATTTTGGGATTGTGTTAAGGAGTCTCTCACAAGCAACCCTCCTGATTATGCGTGGGTTATCAAACTGGTTGAAGAAGTCAGGAATGAACTTGTTGCATTAGTTCCTGTGAGCTGGAAGCAAGAAATCCTTGACAGCATTGACACAGATCTCTTATCTCaggtagtatttctttagatgtcTATTTAGCTTCTATTAACATTTATTTGTGATATCAATGCAACTTTGAATTATTGCCTTATTCATCATGCAGATATTAGAGTCAGGAAGCCAAGACGTGGAGTATCTCAGCAAGCTTTTGGAATACTCATTAGGTGTTGTGTTGAAACTTGCTATTCCGGCAAATGATAATGAATCCAAAGCAAAGCACGGGCAATTATTTCATGAACTATCTGATATAGTAGTTGGAATGGACAAGGAAACAAACAGTTCCTTTGCACAAGTATTGGTGAAAGGTCTTCGCTTTATTCTCGAGCAAATTCAGGTATTCTTCTTCACTTATGCCTGGCCTCTGTAATGATGTGTAGAAGATTTTAGTTTACAGATGTAAATGATCCTAGTTTGGAAGTTGTTTTATGCCTGACAATTTGGGGATGCTATTAGTGAAGAATAGTTCTTTTGCATTACTTTTTAATCTTTTTAATGTATTGCTTATCAATTTCTTGCAATCCTGCAATTAATAAGTGCTATTATTTACCTTTGTTAAGGATACATTACTTTGACCGGGGTAGCCAATGAGCAATAATGTAAACAGTGTAATTCAAAACTTTAAACTTAAAAGGCTTAAAATTTTGCTGGTTTGCTTTGGGCTATGGTGTGTACGGTGCACCAAAAAAATGCAAATGCTAATAGTCATTTGAATACACAAATTTTATGATGCTTGTTTGCACACATTAAGTGTATGAATGCACTAGTCATATTATAAAAATGTGTATTGCAGGAtacattactttgaccatggtagCCAATGAGTAACAATGTAAGCAATGTAATGCAAAACCTTGAAAGCTTAAATTTATTTTTGGTTTGCTTTGGACTATATGGTGTGTACGGTGCACCAAAGAAATGCAAATGCTAAAAGTCATTTGAATACACAAATTGTATGATGCTTGTTTGCACACTAAGTGTATGAATGCACAAGTCATATTATAAATGTGTATTGCAGGATACACTACTTTGACCATGGTAGCCAATGAGTAATAATGTAAACAATGTACTGCAAAACCTTGAAAGCTTAAAATTATTGTTGGTTTCCTTTGGGCTATATGGTGTGTACGCTGCACCAAAGAAGTGCAAGCACTAATAGTCATTTGAATACACAAATTGTACGATGTTTGTTTGCACACATTAAGTGTATTGCACTAGTCATATTATAAATATGTGTATTGCTCACACTATAACACTGAAGATATAATGTTATACAGACACACACCCACCCACCTTGATATAGGGAGATACATCTGTTATGTTCGGAAATTTAAAGGCTGGAATGTTTATGAGTTACTTGACATCCAAGTAACTACTTTTTATCTTTGTCTGTAGAAAGGGTGGTGTATGTATGTGTAGGGTTATGTATAGATTATGAGATGTCCATCCCAGTAAGTGaactgtattttttatttttatcatctGTTACCCAGGTGCTAAAGAAAGACATAAGTGTTGCACGAATCAGATCATTGGAGCCATTGGTCCAGGGATTGGCAGGTGTGAGATACTTGCAAGAAGCATTCACCACTCGCTGTGGCCCCTACTCAAGAGCAACAAGGATGTTGCCTCGAACTGTTCAATGGCTTACATCTGTGCGGCAAACTGTGGAGCAGCAGAAAAGTGATTTTTTAACTGCATTAATAGATTTTAGAAATAGCCAGCCTAGTGTGCTAAGCACACATGCTTCGGGCTTGCCTCCAGTGACATCACTTCGAACTGGTGGTCGATTGGACCCAGGCAAAGGGTTGCCAACTATTGCTGATAACTCAGTATTGCCTGCCTTCACAGGTTTTTGTCTAAATCTCTGTTTGACTGGCTTTCCTTCAACAATAAAAACCATTTATGGTTTGTATGAAttcagttcaatttttttttttggtaggatCTTTGGGTGGGACAGTACAGGAGATCCAGTGGAACTCACAAGAAACATTAGTAAGGCTAGGCTTACTGCAACTGACAAGCAAACCTGATGCTGTAAATGAGGAAACAATGCCTGAAACACTGAAATTGAATGCTGGAAGGTTACAGAAAGCACAAAATGATTTTCAGCATATTATTGTAATTGCTACCAGGTTAGTGAATTTGTGAATAGTGTATTGCCAGTCTCATTGATATAAATTCAATCAACCAGAAAATATTTATGATTTATTATGCTTCAATATGCAGCATGTTGTTAGTGAGGCAGACTCTTACTGGAAAGGGAGTACCGGCTGCAGAGATTGATAGTGTTCTTCACGATGTAGTTGAACAGTTGAAAGATATCCTGAGTAATCCTGCTTTATCCGTTCATCACATTGGCCGGTTGTTATCTCAGCTTTGTATGCCACTTGGGGAAAATGAGGAATCCAGCCAGGAACTGATGACAAGGATTCTAAACAGGAGTCTTTCTGTGGATGATGCTGTTTTTGTAAAGATTTCAGCTGCAATAATTGCAGGTCTTCGAGCAATACTACTTGGTGTGAAAGGTTTTGAAGGGCGTTCACTTGCACAGTTGGCTTTAAAGCGAATTGGTGCTTCTCCTCTTGTTGACCTGCTTGCAGGGGTAGCTGATGCACTTGATGTCATTGCAACTGTAACTTGTCAGGTCCATGGTCCATGGTATGTATGCATAGCTGGGGAAAtctgataattatttatttattctgtaCAGGGTTATTAAATACCATAATTCTGTGTAATGACTCTGTAAGTAAACATGCGATCAGTGATAGCTACAATTATTATGATGGAGCACTCACACATGAAGGAGAAAGTATCCTTAACGTGTAATTTAACACACTGATGAAGTGTTATTTGGGCAATCAACTCTTGTATATTCTAGTCTATAAATGTCTATTGCCCAATCTTGTATATTGAAGGATGCAGACGTTTTTGTATTGGATATATGTTACAATTAAGAGTTCTTATGTTCAAAATATGTCACTACTTTGATAGGCTATCAATGTTCTATTACAGTGCGTTTAACTGTGTAAAATGATGTATTTTTGCCATTGTCACACATTGGATGCATTATTCTTTATTTGATCTCTCATGGTTGGTAGACACTTTATTTTTGATTAATTTCTCATCCCAGATGATGGTGATGGTGGACTATTTGGATAGTAGTAAATATTTGATGCTGATTGGTGCTCAACATACAACAAAGTAGCATGTAGTTAAACCTGGATTAATCTCGTCATATTCATAATGCTGATTAGTGTAAATAATTTTTTCGGCAAGAAACATAAAAGTACTATTATGCCTGTATTAATTGAGGAGCAGTTATTATGGCCATTGTGTACCTCTCTACTATGTGGAGAATTTTATTTTCCAAGTCTAATATGGAGGGGAAAATATCTTGTTAATAATAATTCTTATGATATTAACTTCCGGCTCGTGATTGGTGTGCTCTTATGCTCTTTATTATCTTTTGTTAAAACGTTCAAAGTCTAACCCAGGTTGTTGAAAAcaaaacttttgattttttttgcattaaACAATCTTGAGCTAAGGATTGTAAGTTAATTTGAGGGCTATTGGAGGACAAGACCTTCGCTTTGCTAAGCAATTGAGATGAGTACTGGAGGTTTGTGTAGTTACCCCGCTAGTCCCTTTGGTTTTTGTAGACTTTTGTTGTTCGTACGGTCTTCTTAGTCGCTTTTGTGTTTCACTGGCGAAGGTTGTACACACGAACATGTTTTTATTGAAATATGAGTTCATTAAGAGACGAGCAATTTTTTTGCCTTAATAAATCTCATGGAATTTTTCATAGCTTAAAATCAAGCTACTATTGTGTTGTGGAGACCATCTCATATAGTAAAATTAAGCTAATGAAACGAGAGGTGGATAACTATTTTATTATTTAGCTTTTAAAGTACTTGTCTTTATTTCATCTCCCAAAAGCTTCCAATATTAAATTGAGCCTTGCCTCAGCAactgtattgcagaaaccggtttTGTTCCAAAAGTGCGATCCTGGTTGAACTATCATTATTCAATGTTTCCTTTGGTGCTCGCTCAACTCTGCAAGAATCAACGTAAGGCGAGTTAGGAACATCTCCACTTGAAGTATATGTGGAATATAACCAAATATCATAAGTATATTCTTTTGAGACCTTTTCCATTAAAAGTATTGATTATTtctatgagaagaagaagaattcctATGAAACTTCTTCTGGACTGCGTATTTTTACATGATGTTCAACTGTTCAAGCGAAGATTGGGTATTTATACATATATGCCATTCTCATAATTGAAACATGGGTGTTCAAAGTAGTTAATGATTATAGTAGATGCGTTTGGTCAATTACATGAATTAGAGGGGTCAAACTCATAAAAAGAATTGAGAAGAACAGCCAACAACAATCAAGAATAGCAACATCAAGAGACATAACATAGTGACACAGCACTACACCCCATGCAAGGAGAAATCAAAGTAATTATTGCAACACAATATTGAAACACAAGTAGAGAACATGATCACCTCTTAAGATGGTTTGAATTCATAATGCATTAGAAAGGTTCTTTTTATTTAGTTTTGCATTACAATGCTCATCCAAATTAGGCCCCTTCTCACCTAAACATAAAGAAGGATAACCAAGGCCCCTAATTATCCTGGTCATGAGAAGAACACAAATCATAGCCTCATTCGAACATTAATCAAAGATGAGATGCTTTTTGAAATTTGCTTGTCCACTCAAGGAGACAATTCGCACCATCAATCCCCTCCAAGGGGGAAGCCGTATACAGGCAAAGGATTTGTAGTCCTTAAAGATGTCTATGGTTATACCTAGAAATACCACACATAGGAAAAGCATGACCTGACTTGTGACAGTTGAGGCACATCACAAGGGACCCCTCCTATTCATTTTGTTGAATCCAATCTTCAAAGACAAAGTGAATTGAATCCAATCTTCAAAGACAAAGTGATTGAGGAAGGGAAATTACTCATCAACAACAATGTCGACACAGAATCTAGCAAGGAGGAATTGTTTCTTAGTTCTAGTCAACTCATCGAACACAATTAGATCACCCAAAGAGTAGGCTATGGCAGTCCACACTTCGTTGTACCATTATTCTCAAGGACGTTTAATGTCAACATTTTTAAGATCCAAACTTGGTTACCACTTCATGAGGAAGAGGTATGATTTGCCCAGAAACCATGGACTACCCTTCAGGGCAGCCATTGGAAATGATAGAAATCTCCTACGAACCTTTGGTTTTCCAAATCCTCCTCATTAAAGATCTAAAATTGTCCAAATTAGACCTAGCCACCAACAAATTCCCGCAAGAGAATTCACTAACCTCGAAGCTGATTTATCAATAAATTTCAAGAATTGAGTTGTTCTTGTTGGAAATGGGAATAGGAGGAAGAACATTGTTTGTAGAAAAACCTTTAACATAGTCTCCAAGCTGGTGTAGAAAGGTTCAAAACAAATCCTTCAGCACATGGAGCCACACGAAGCTAAGCCACATCTGAGCGCCTCAACTTAGACCCACTTGAGCCATCTAAGCCCGACACATTAGGTAGATCTACTCTAGTAGCCACCATTGGAAGATAGAAGGCGTCATCCCTAGTGAACTAAGACACTAAACAACAATTGGAAGATAGAAGGCGTCATCCCTAGTGAACTAAGACACTAAACAACAAGTACGGCCCAAAACCGCTACACATATATTAGTCACTTAAGCAAGATTAGCCCAGAGGAGGAAGCATTTTTTAAGGACCAACCAAAGGCACCATTAGAGACCAAAATCTTTCTTTGTAGAACGCCCAACGAAAT from Cryptomeria japonica chromosome 3, Sugi_1.0, whole genome shotgun sequence harbors:
- the LOC131075668 gene encoding uncharacterized protein LOC131075668; protein product: MAASASVDMVDMGRDGVARVAGIAFEVQAAEWNENNDHNVNGNQNNGSPQSVPKRLRRRLMEAVENKPSTLQEIEAKLKEADLRRQQFHEWLANKARSKPKSPTHSANPEYLAQRLEAKLSAAEQKRLELLSQAQMRLAKSDELRQAAKTEVQLRAEREREELESKVESRVQQAESNRMALLEAEKQRRAAAQERMANSHLQRMVQEDKDKERKETLHATICQRVAAAEEKRLGILEAEKTRAHLSVMQARRVANSVSLQREMEMRKRKEKLENRLQRAKRKRAELLRQRGRFGGASHINRHKMVKHGERLSRKLARVWRQFQRSSRTTYTLTQEFAACEISHSTVNSLPFEKFAARIQSLATLQSVTALLARIERWFMASQHSDSNIASIDHLLKRISLGNKRTPPNGNRVAKRTASQGSVKATNRSQKEKTDEKEPLRYPARVFLCAYMILGHPEAVFSGRGERETALAEAATRLVPEFESLIHIILDGPSCSPYSTSPSLNKEACSWDFKRPQTSNSQRPFAAQLAAFDAAWCSYLYQFVVWKVKDAQSLEEDLIRVACQLELSMLQKCKITSGGEEGNVSHDIKAIRRQVVEDQQLLQDKILRLSGSSGMARMGAALSDVRSRFMEAKENGSPLLSPFSPASFPSSSTSMGCQKRVIGKPKKVARSLFKSRPETENPADASVKSSNSLGDADKKKLLNDNEIMVNDILHDRNRTFADTVCGMNKSSDEFTVKIKSTMETAFWDCVKESLTSNPPDYAWVIKLVEEVRNELVALVPVSWKQEILDSIDTDLLSQILESGSQDVEYLSKLLEYSLGVVLKLAIPANDNESKAKHGQLFHELSDIVVGMDKETNSSFAQVLVKGLRFILEQIQVLKKDISVARIRSLEPLVQGLAGVRYLQEAFTTRCGPYSRATRMLPRTVQWLTSVRQTVEQQKSDFLTALIDFRNSQPSVLSTHASGLPPVTSLRTGGRLDPGKGLPTIADNSVLPAFTGSLGGTVQEIQWNSQETLVRLGLLQLTSKPDAVNEETMPETLKLNAGRLQKAQNDFQHIIVIATSMLLVRQTLTGKGVPAAEIDSVLHDVVEQLKDILSNPALSVHHIGRLLSQLCMPLGENEESSQELMTRILNRSLSVDDAVFVKISAAIIAGLRAILLGVKGFEGRSLAQLALKRIGASPLVDLLAGVADALDVIATVTCQVHGPWYVCIAGEI